In Musa acuminata AAA Group cultivar baxijiao chromosome BXJ3-9, Cavendish_Baxijiao_AAA, whole genome shotgun sequence, a single genomic region encodes these proteins:
- the LOC135649230 gene encoding RING-H2 finger protein ATL16-like: MEDNFLPSSMDNTKSFHPPLKPQPPPPSPYIITSFPILALSIIGILTTSIVLLSYYVFVTKCCLNWHRSGFLGRRPAPSTAFSTSADNLGLDESTIQAIPTFRYRKRAESARRRSSFRECAVCLSEFQEEERVRLLPSCFHVFHIDCVDTWLQTSANCPLCRSSITAPIPPDHYDPYHSNDEAIEEEEVGSDDTHTVTEQSLGDKTSRRLQHRSSMGDECIDVRERDEQFRVQPMRRSFSMDSWDDRQLCTALQRMLQQNSELQDVIGESSSTSRLRRSFFSFGRASRSAVLPVKVEL, encoded by the coding sequence ATGGAAGACAACTTCCTTCCATCATCAATGGACAACACCAAGAGCTTTCACCCTCCCCTCAAGCCGCAACCTCCACCACCGTCTCCCTACATAATCACCAGCTTCCCCATCCTAGCTTTATCCATCATCGGAATCCTCACCACTTCCATCGTCCTCCTCAGCTACTACGTCTTCGTCACTAAATGCTGCCTGAACTGGCACCGCTCCGGCTTCCTCGGCCGCCGGCCTGCACCATCCACGGCCTTCTCGACCTCCGCCGACAACCTCGGCCTCGATGAATCGACAATTCAGGCGATCCCAACTTTTCGGTACCGGAAAAGAGCTGAGAGTGCTCGGCGGAGGTCGTCCTTCCGTGAGTGTGCCGTCTGCCTGAGTGAAttccaagaagaagagagggttcGGCTTCTGCCGAGCTGCTTCCATGTCTTCCATATCGACTGCGTTGATACTTGGCTCCAGACCAGTGCCAATTGCCCACTCTGCAGGTCGAGCATCACAGCTCCGATTCCACCTGATCATTATGATCCTTACCACAGTAATGATGAAgcgatcgaagaagaagaagtaggcaGTGATGACACCCATACAGTGACGGAGCAGAGCCTTGGAGACAAGACGAGCAGGAGGCTCCAGCATCGAAGCAGCATGGGAGATGAGTGCATCGATGTGAGGGAGAGGGATGAGCAGTTCCGCGTCCAACCCATGAGGAGATCATTCTCCATGGACTCTTGGGATGACAGGCAGCTGTGCACGGCGCTGCAGAGGATGTTGCAGCAGAACTCGGAGCTCCAAGATGTTATTGGAGAGAGCAGCAGCACGAGCAGACTCCGGAGGTCCTTCTTCTCGTTCGGCCGAGCGTCGCGTAGCGCTGTTCTTCCTGTCAAAGTCGAGTTGTGA